CACAATTCGGGATCGCCAGCGGCGATACGCGTGGTATCGATCCAGCCGCCGGCGACCAGCGGCAGGCTTTCTGGCGGCGTGGCAGAGACCAGGGCCGCGGCCACCAGGTGTGGCACATGGCTGGCTCCTGCCACCAGTCGGTCATGTTCGGAGGGGGACATGGTTAGCACCTTGGCGCCAAGTGATTGCCAGAATTGGGTAATCTTCTGCACGTCCTCGGCCCGCGTCATGCTGCCCGGGGTCACGACGACGTTGCGTCGTTCGAAGAGCCCGGTGACGGCGGCGCCGGGACCGGCCTTCTCGCCGCCGGCCAGCGGATGGCTGCCGACGAATCGAGCTTCGTGCGGTAACTCGCGATCCAGTTCGCCGACGATTGCGCCCTTCGTGCTACCGACGTCGGTGATCAAGGCGCCGAGTTTGGCAAAGCTGGCCGCGGCGATGACATCCTGCACCACGCGACTGACCGGCGTACAGACGATGACCAATTGCGCGTCGGCCAGGCCTTGCGGCAGGTCGAGCGTAGTTGAGCTGCAGGCTCCCACCTGCCGGGCCACGTGCAGGCTCTCTTCGCGCCGCCCGATGCCCACGACGTGCCGAGCCAGACCTCGGGTGAGCAAGTCGCGCCCGATCGATCCGCCGATCAGCCCCACGCCTACGATGGCCACGGTATCCCACAGCGGGTGTTTACCGGGGTTGGCAGGAGCGGGGGAATTCATCGTGGCGTTCAGATTCTCGGAAGTCTGAGCGAATCCTGATATATCGCTAGCATTGTAGCAAATCGGGACGCTTTGTGACGGGGGTCGGCCCGTGCGTCACATCGGCCACAGGCCGATCACAAGGATGCCCCCGATACGACCAATCGTCAGCAACCACAGCATTTGCTGCGTCCGACGGTGATATTTCGCGCATGCCGAGCGTAGAAAGGCAGATTTCCAACAATTGACATGGGAAAATAATCCCCGGCCGGCGTCTTCTCCTTGGAACAGCTAACCCTTTCGCGTGCCCATGCCTGTGCCCGGACCGGAACTGCTGACACGATTGCTCGACCAGCACGGCGCGACGCTGGTGCTGTACGCGCGGCAATGGTGTCACACGCCGGAGGACGTGGTGCAGGAAGCATGTTTGCAACTGATGCGAGAAACCAGCGAACCGGCGAACGTGGCAGGCTGGATGTTCCGCGTGGTGCGCAACGGTGCGATTAGCGCGGGTCGCGGCGAGTCGCGCCGCGTACGGCACGAGAGCGCGGCCGCCCGCCAGGCGAGACCTTGGTTTGAGCCGAACGCGGGCGAATCGCTCGATGCCCGGGCCGTGGCTCGTGACCTGGAGACCTTGCCCGACGACGAGCGAGAAACGATCGTTTTGCGGCTGTGGGGGGGATTGTCGTTTGAACAAATCGCGGAGCTGACTGGCACGTCAACCAGCACCGCGCATCGTCGCTATGTCGCAGGGCTGACGGCCTTGCGCGAAAGGCATCTGCCATGCACGAAAGAGGACCAGAAGACATGAATCCGCTCGACGACGGCGCCAAGCACGCCGCTACGGGGCGCTTACCAGGTGAATTGCAAGCGTTCGAAGCGGCGCTTGCGCAGCTGCGGCCCCGCTGCGGGCAGTTCGATCGTGATCGGTTGATGTACCTGGCCGGGCAAGCGTCGGTCCGCGGCGAGATGCTTGCCGACCGCCCGCGCGTTTTGCCCGGCTGGTTCTGGCCGGCCTCGTCGGTCGTGATGACCGGCGTGGCAGCGACGTTGCTTTTTATGCTCGTGATGCGCGTTCCCGTCACAGGCCAGGAAGGGGCGCATGAGAGAGGGGCCGCGGCCGGCACCGCGCCGGCGCAAACTCTCGTCGAGCGTTCGCACGACATCTCGTCGCTGGCGTGGCGAAAGCGCATCACCGACGAACTGTTGTCGCCCGATTCGTTGGCCCACGCGCGGGCCGACCTGCCTGGTGCTTCGTCTCTCGACGTGGATGAGGAGATCCTGTCGTCGCGTTCCTACAAGCAGTTGCTGGACGAGGCGGGCAATTTCCGTCGCCTGCCACGCGCGTCTCATTCGCCCAAATCTTCTGGTTAAGGAATATCCTATTCTATGCGCGCTCACTTGAGAGTCCTTGTCCTTTCCGTTGTATGCGTGCTGCCGGCCATGACTGCCCGTGCGGACGACGTTCCGCCGGTAAAGCTCACCATTCATCCGATGGCGGCGCCGCGCCCGTCGCTGAAGTATCAACTGCTGCCGCCGTTCGCGACCCGCATCCGCGGCAACGCGGCCGTGTACTACGGCAAGGTCACGGCCGAGCGGATCGCCTTTTTCAGCAATCGAGAACTCATCGAGAAGATCGATAGCTGGCGGGAACTGCCGCTTTCGGAGCTGCGCAAGCCCGAGATTAAGACGCAGACCGAGACGATCGAAGACATGCTGGCTCGCGCGGCACGCTGCGACTCGTGCGACTGGCAATTGCCGATTCGCGAGGAGGATTATTTCAATATCCTTTTGCCCGAGGTGCAGCAGACGCGACAGTTCGCGCGGTTCCTTGCAACGAGCGCTCGGATCCATATCGCGCGTGGGGAATTTGAAGTGGCTCTCCAAAAATTTCAATCCGCTTTCGCGCTCGCCCGGAACGTGGCAAAGGGTGAGACGCTGATCAACGGGCTGGTGGGGATCGCCATTTGCGGGATCATGATGCCGCAGGTGCAAGCGTTCGTCGAACAGCCGGCCGCGCCGAATCTCTACTGGGCGCTAACGACCTTGCCACAGCCGCTGGTGGATTTGCGGGCCGGTGTCGAAGGCGAGATGTTGGGGGAGACCACCTGTTTACCGGAGGTCGGGAATCTGAATGCGGACCGTACACCGGACCAGTGGCGACAATTGCTCAGTCAATTTTGGCAGCGGGTCGCCAAGGCCGCCCAAAACGAAAACCAGCAGATCGAGCCGGCCGATGCGCTTTTGGAAAATAGCTTGCGAGGCTACCCCGAATCTAAGCAGGCAATGATCGCGCGCGGGATGCCGGTCGAGACCGTCGACGCCATGCCGGCCGCGCAGGTTGTGTACCTGGACATCGTCCGTAGCTTCGAAGAGGCGCGCGACGACCGATTTGAATGGCTGTACGTTCCCTACTGGCAGGGCGTCGATCGATTGAAGATCGACGAGGCCGCAGCGGCTGACGACGCTGGCGCGGCGGCTTTACCCGTGAAGCTGCTTATGCCCGCCGTGAGTGCGGCGCATCACGCAACAGCCCGTATCGAGCGCGAATTTGCGCTGTTGCGCGTGGTCGAGGCGTTGCGTCTGCACGGCGCCACCAGCGGCGGCCGATTGCCGGAACATCTGGCCGATGTCACCGTCGTGCCGCTGCCCGACGATCCGGTGACCGGCAAGGAGTTCGTATACCGATTGGAAGACACAACCGCGGTGATCGAACTAACGCCCATGCTCGGCCGGCCCACGCGCTGGGAAATCAAGATGGAACGGTGATTCTCTGACGAGTAGGGTGCCCTGTGGGCACCATCGGCACGCGCACAGGATGCGCAGAATGCCATGGTGCTCGCAGAGCACCCTACGGCGCAGCGGCACAACGAGGCCATGCCCGAAAGAATCTCGACAAGCACGCATGGCCCGTATAGCCTGAATTGCTGGATAGTTCGCGCGATCTTGGTCCGAAAGAGGGCGCGCGATCGGCAATTCTTAAGAGGCAAGCGCGCCATGGCCCACTTCTTTTCGCCGCGCATCGGGCTGCGTGACATGTCGCAACTGAGCCGGCGGATGGCTATCGCCCTGGCCAGCGGTATCGAGGTGCGTCGCGTGCTGGAACGCGAAGTGGCCAACACGCGCAAGACGCTGCTCAAGGCCAAGCTGACCGACGTTTATCATGCCGTGGCCCGCGGCGATACTTTGGCCGAGGGCTTTGCCCGCACCGGCGATTATTTTCCGCCGCTGGTGCAAGAGATCGTTCAGGTCGGCGAGCATAC
Above is a window of Pirellulales bacterium DNA encoding:
- a CDS encoding prephenate dehydrogenase/arogenate dehydrogenase family protein; protein product: MNSPAPANPGKHPLWDTVAIVGVGLIGGSIGRDLLTRGLARHVVGIGRREESLHVARQVGACSSTTLDLPQGLADAQLVIVCTPVSRVVQDVIAAASFAKLGALITDVGSTKGAIVGELDRELPHEARFVGSHPLAGGEKAGPGAAVTGLFERRNVVVTPGSMTRAEDVQKITQFWQSLGAKVLTMSPSEHDRLVAGASHVPHLVAAALVSATPPESLPLVAGGWIDTTRIAAGDPELWRDILLSNRANVLATLDGVDTALSKFRQALESDDGPALIELLQNAKRTRDAVGS
- a CDS encoding RNA polymerase sigma factor; protein product: MPVPGPELLTRLLDQHGATLVLYARQWCHTPEDVVQEACLQLMRETSEPANVAGWMFRVVRNGAISAGRGESRRVRHESAAARQARPWFEPNAGESLDARAVARDLETLPDDERETIVLRLWGGLSFEQIAELTGTSTSTAHRRYVAGLTALRERHLPCTKEDQKT